The stretch of DNA TCCACCACATCCCTGTAGTAAAGAAGGGGAAACTCGTCGGTATGGTCGGGAAGAAGGATATTGTAAGGGCAATAGCGGAAGGGAAAAGATAGGTAGATAGACTGAAGGCTGAAGTAAGATGCAAGAAATAAGATTCCCTCCCCTTCAAGGGGAGGGGTAGGGTGGGGATGGGGTTATCAGATTACAATCAAACAGTCCAAATAACACCATTGAAATAGGAAAGACACTCGGCAAGCATCTTTTACCCGGCAGTGTGATTTGCCTTACAGGTGAACTCGGAGCAGGCAAGACCTGTTTTATTAAAGGTATGGCAGAGGGGCTTGGAATAAAGAGAAAAGAAGTCAGCAGTCCAACTTTCATAATCATCAGGGAGTACAAAGGCAGAATCCCCCTATATCATATAGACCTGTACAGGATTGGGACACTGGATGACATAAGGGACATAGGCATGGAAGAGGTTATATATGGAAACGGGGTAACTGCAATAGAGTGGGCAGAAAGAATTAAAGACGCTCTGCCTGATGATAGGATTGATATAAAATTGGAATGGGTGGATGATAAGATGCGTGCCATTGAAATAATTGCTTATGGAGAAAAACATAGAAAGATACTTGAAGAGGCATGTAAAGAAAAGGTAATAGGGTAATAGGTAATAGGTTATGTATAACAGCCATGAAGACTCCCTCCCCTTCAAGGGGAGGGCCGGGGTGGGGATGGGGTTTTCGGGTGAACTCCTTGATGTAATTGCAGATATGAGGGCGCATCTATTGTTTCTCAAACAAACCGGCGTTGAGGAGATCTTTGTGAAAAGCAAAGAAGATATAAGAAGCAAGAAGCAAGAAGCAAGAAACGGCATATCGGGTGAATCAGTCATGAGCGGCGTTCTCACAAAGAATAATGAAAATGAGTGGGACAAGAATGTCCCACCTATCCTTGATATCTCTCTGGATAGGCGGGGTTTTCTTACCCCGCCGGAGGTATCTTCGACTGAACAAAAAGCAGAATCCCTCAACACCCTTCTTCAGAAAATAGGTGACTGCAAAAGATGTAAGTTAAGCAAAGGCAGAACCAACATTGTCTTTGGAACCGGTAACCCCAATACAAGGCTGATGTTTGTAGGGGAAGGGCCGGGTGAAGATGAAGATAAGCAGGGCAAGCCTTTTGTGGGCAAGGCCGGTGAACTGCTTACGAAAATGATTACAGCAATGGGATTAACCCGTGACGATGTGTATATAGCTAACGTAGTGAAATGCCGCCCCCCATGCAATCGTAATCCTGAAGGGGATGAGATTACTGCATGCAGTCCATTTCTGAAGGCACAGATTGATATTATTAAACCTGAGATTATATGCACACTCGGGACATTTGCATCTCATACACTTCTTGAAACCTCTACAAAGATAAGTGACCTAAGAGGAAAGATTCATTTAAAAGACGGATACAGCATAGTCCCTACTTTTCATCCTTCATATCTTTTGAGAAATCCAGGTGAAAAAGTCCGGTCATGGCAGGACCTGCAGATTATTATGAAGGAGCTGGGGATTAAGGAGAAGGAGCAAAAGTAAGAAGCAAGATGTTAGAAGTTAGAGAAGAGAACGGAAAGGAGAGGAGAGGACATGCAGCAATTATGGGCGCCGTGGCGGCTTCAGTATGTTATTAATGCAGGAGAGGATGAAGGGTGTATATTCTGTACAAAGCCGAAACTGAATAAAGACAGGGATAACCTGATATTATATCGCGGTAATCATGCCTTTATAATTATGAACCTGTTCCCATACAATAACGGGCATCTTATGATTGTCCCTTATCAACATGTGCAGGATTTGGACGGGCTTACTGATGATGTGCTTCTTGAACTGATTACACTTACAAGAAAGGCACAAAACATCATGAGGCAGGTCTTCGCAGCTCAGGGATTTAATATCGGAATTAATGTTGGGAAGGCCGCAGGTGCAGGCATAGATGAACATATCCATATCCACATCGTCCCGCGATGGACAGGCGATACAAACTTCATGCCGGTACTTTCTGATATAAAGGTCATACCCCAGCATATCATTGCGGCTTATGACCTTCTATTACCATTCTTCAGGGAGACCAAATGATCAGGCTTATATTCTCTCTTATCATCCTCACCATAGTCTTTATCCTTGCAATGGTAAACAAAGAACCTGTGCAGATAAATTACTTACTTGGAAGCACATCACAGTTGCCTTTATACATGATACTCATTGGTGCATTCATTGCCGGAGGCATAGTGTTTTCACTACTGCTGCTTCCTGCATGGATAAAAAACAAGATAGAGATAAGAAAACTCAGGCGCTCTATTAAGGATATAGAGACAGAGAATAATTAAACTAATGAATATAAACCACAGAGGCACTGAGGCACAGAGAAAAACTAATGATTTTATAATTAAAAACTCTGTGTCTCAGTGCCTCTGTGGTTAACATCATATTATAGAGTACCATAATGACCGATACTGACAATCTAACCCCGCTGTTGCGGCAATATCATCAAATCAAAAAGGAACATAAGGATGCCATCCTCTTCTTCAGGATGGGCGACTTCTATGAGATGTTTTATGATGATGCGGTAACGGCATCTAAGGTGCTTGAGATAGCCCTTACTACACGGGATAAGCGCACAGAAAACCCTGTTCCCTTATGCGGGATACCGTATCATGCCATCAACACTTATCTCCCGAAACTGATAAAAGAGGGTTACAGGGTTGCTGTCTGTGAACAAGTTGAAAATCCTGCCCTGACTAAGGGCATTGTAAAGCGTGAGGTCGTACGTGTCATCACCCCCGGCACTGTCCTTGATGGAAACCTGCTTGACTCAAAGGATAATAATTTTATCGCCTCTATATTCCCTGCTGAGGAAATTACAGGCATCGCTTATGTTGATGTATCAACCGGCGATTTTTTCATTGCAGAATTACCCTCCTCTCAGGTGAATGACGAGATTGCAAGGATAGACCCAAGAGAGATCATCGTGCCACAAAATCCACCCCACCCTCACCTTAATCCTCTCCCTGAGGGAGAGGAAATTTCCCTCCCTTTCAAGGGGAGGGTTAGGGAGGGGATGGGGTTCTCTTTGAATTCCATGCAGCTCTACATCCACTCATACCCTCCTGAGATGTTTGAATATGAAAAATCATACAGAACATTACTTGAACATCTGAAAGAAAACACCGCAGAGCTTGAGAAAATTGACATCAAGGGGCCGTCTGTCAATGCCGCAGGCGCGCTGCTGAATTACCTGTTTGCTGTTCAGAAGACATCCCTGCTGAACATCAACAGTCTTATGGTCTACAGGCGTGAGCAGTACATGACCCTTGACGAGATTGCACAAAGAACACTTGAGCTTGTGAAGTCGTCTCAATCAGGACAGAAGAAGGGGACCCTGTTTCATCTGCTCGACAAGACCGTCACAGCGATGGGCGGAAGGATGCTTAAACTCTGGATACTCCATCCGCTTCTCGATATTAATGAAATAATAACAAGGCAGGATGCTGTTGAAGAGTTAAAGAATAACTTTATGTTCAGGACACGTCTGCGAACTCTGCTGTCAAACATACAGGATATGGAACGTATAATCAGCAGGATAACCCTCAAGGCCGCAAACGCAAGGGATATACTGTCCATGAAACAGTGTCTTGCCGACCTGCCGGAGATAAAAAGACTGCTCTCTGAATGTACAAATCCCCTGATACAAGAGGCGGGTAACAGCATTGATCCTCTTGATGACCTGCTTAAAATTCTTTCAGACGCAATTTGCGATTCACCTCCGCTTGCCCTGACTGACGGAGGGATAATTAAAGACGGTTACAGTATGGAACTTGATGAACTCAGGGATATAAGCAGGGAAGGAAAAGGCTGGATTGCAAGGCTTGAGGCAAAGGAAAAAGAGAGGACAGGCATTGACTCACTGAAGATCAGATATAACAGGGTATTCGGCTTCTACATTGAGCTGACAAAGTCCAACCTCAAAAATATCCCCCTTGATTATGTAAGAAAACAAACACTGGTAAATGCTGAGAGGTTTATTACACCTGAATTAAAGGATTATGAAAACAGGGTACTTGGCGCAGAGGAAAAGATTAAAGCGCTTGAGTATCAGCTTTTTGAGGAAATCAGGGCGTCTGCGGCCAATGAGGTTGAAAAGGTTCAGAGGAGCGCACGGGCTATCGCATTAACAGATGTCCTTTCTTCCCTTGCAGAGACAGCTCACATATACCACTATGTGCGTCCTGTGATAGATAACAGTCTGAGAATAACCATAGAAGACGGTCGTCATCCTGTGATTGAACAGATAAATTCTGCAGAAAGAT from Nitrospirota bacterium encodes:
- the tsaE gene encoding tRNA (adenosine(37)-N6)-threonylcarbamoyltransferase complex ATPase subunit type 1 TsaE — its product is MRLQSNSPNNTIEIGKTLGKHLLPGSVICLTGELGAGKTCFIKGMAEGLGIKRKEVSSPTFIIIREYKGRIPLYHIDLYRIGTLDDIRDIGMEEVIYGNGVTAIEWAERIKDALPDDRIDIKLEWVDDKMRAIEIIAYGEKHRKILEEACKEKVIG
- a CDS encoding uracil-DNA glycosylase; translated protein: MSGVLTKNNENEWDKNVPPILDISLDRRGFLTPPEVSSTEQKAESLNTLLQKIGDCKRCKLSKGRTNIVFGTGNPNTRLMFVGEGPGEDEDKQGKPFVGKAGELLTKMITAMGLTRDDVYIANVVKCRPPCNRNPEGDEITACSPFLKAQIDIIKPEIICTLGTFASHTLLETSTKISDLRGKIHLKDGYSIVPTFHPSYLLRNPGEKVRSWQDLQIIMKELGIKEKEQK
- a CDS encoding HIT domain-containing protein → MQQLWAPWRLQYVINAGEDEGCIFCTKPKLNKDRDNLILYRGNHAFIIMNLFPYNNGHLMIVPYQHVQDLDGLTDDVLLELITLTRKAQNIMRQVFAAQGFNIGINVGKAAGAGIDEHIHIHIVPRWTGDTNFMPVLSDIKVIPQHIIAAYDLLLPFFRETK
- a CDS encoding LapA family protein is translated as MIRLIFSLIILTIVFILAMVNKEPVQINYLLGSTSQLPLYMILIGAFIAGGIVFSLLLLPAWIKNKIEIRKLRRSIKDIETENN
- the mutS gene encoding DNA mismatch repair protein MutS; translation: MTDTDNLTPLLRQYHQIKKEHKDAILFFRMGDFYEMFYDDAVTASKVLEIALTTRDKRTENPVPLCGIPYHAINTYLPKLIKEGYRVAVCEQVENPALTKGIVKREVVRVITPGTVLDGNLLDSKDNNFIASIFPAEEITGIAYVDVSTGDFFIAELPSSQVNDEIARIDPREIIVPQNPPHPHLNPLPEGEEISLPFKGRVREGMGFSLNSMQLYIHSYPPEMFEYEKSYRTLLEHLKENTAELEKIDIKGPSVNAAGALLNYLFAVQKTSLLNINSLMVYRREQYMTLDEIAQRTLELVKSSQSGQKKGTLFHLLDKTVTAMGGRMLKLWILHPLLDINEIITRQDAVEELKNNFMFRTRLRTLLSNIQDMERIISRITLKAANARDILSMKQCLADLPEIKRLLSECTNPLIQEAGNSIDPLDDLLKILSDAICDSPPLALTDGGIIKDGYSMELDELRDISREGKGWIARLEAKEKERTGIDSLKIRYNRVFGFYIELTKSNLKNIPLDYVRKQTLVNAERFITPELKDYENRVLGAEEKIKALEYQLFEEIRASAANEVEKVQRSARAIALTDVLSSLAETAHIYHYVRPVIDNSLRITIEDGRHPVIEQINSAERFVPNDADMDCEKNQLMVLTGPNMAGKSTYMRQVALIVLMAQMGGFVPAKEAAIGTVDRIFTRIGASDNLAEGRSTFMVEMEECANILKNATHRSLIILDEIGRGTSTFDGISIAWASAEYINKKIKAKTLFATHYNELTELALTSEGIFNHHIAVREWNDEVIFIRKVLPGMADKSYGVQVARLAGLPHEVITRAKEVLYNLENEELDSTGSPRLAHTSKPTSPETKKPVLQIDLFNREYEPHPLLDEIKGLDVMNMTPLQALAKLEELKRKAGKAP